The genome window AAAGAAAGATCCTTGCAAAAAGAAAGATCCTTGCAAAAAGAAAGATCCATGCAAAAAGAAAGATCCTTGCAAAAAGAAAGATCCGTGCAAGAAAAAGGGGGACTTAAAAAAGAAGTGCAAAAAATTGGCCGAaaaagaaaagtgcaaaaaactGGCCAAGAAAGAAAAGATGAAAAAGTTGCagaaaaagtgcaaaaaaatGGCTCAGAAGGAAAAATGCAagaaaatggctaaaaaagaCAAATGCAAGAAAAAGTAAAGTTTTCGCGGATTATGCAAtgaaatacatacataccaGGTTTAATTCATTCAGCTCTGTACAACGCGGCTTTATCTAAAATATGGTTTTTTCATAATATACAATATGGAATTTTACCCAAAAATgagattttatttatttaaaacaataaCAAGGGGGGAAACCATCATTAATAATTGTTAATGATACTTTTCCATAATCTTTTTGCATGCAACCCCCAGCTTTCGAGTAATGAGGGCGTGACAATCTTCCTAATCACAGgcgtcactatatatatattcgttATATAGTTCCCAAGATTTCGACCTTCATACAGAAGGAAGGATCGATAGGCAGACGGACATGGTTTTTAAGGAATCTATAATATACTAATTATCATACGAGGTACggttatataaaaatataaaagtatAGCATGGAATCTTTGTGTCTTGAATATGTAATTGGAAATTATTTAGGTGTGATTACCGTTGAAACGGATCTGAAATCATATTAGTTATTTTTAACACTTTCACAAGTTTTCTTAGATGATAACGTCATCACGTTTTGGtagaatttaaaaattttagtttagttttgtTCCTATGCTTAGCTTTTCGTAAAAATTCGTTTTCCAAAAGCAAAATTCTAAATTTACCGTTATAATGTTAAAGAGACCTGCGTTAGTTTATCGGTGCCTCCAGACTTCTGTTAAAAGGCCCTACCATCTAAATGCACTTGAACATTTAAGAAAAATTGGTAAGAACTCAAACTGTAACCTCTTTAATAGATAACTGATACTTCTTCGGACTAGAAATTCTCAAGCCCGAAAGCCAGCCTAGTCAAAAGCCTAAGAAAATTGGAGACGGCTCCATTGGAGTGATTCACGTCATCAAGAACGAATACTATGGACGCCCCAACCCCCTGCATCGAAAGTTCCTGGAAGATCTGGAGCAACAGCAAGACCGGAGGAAGAAATCAAACCTTTCGTTAAAAGAAGAAAAGCGTGAAGATCTTGAAAAGATGATGAAAGAATGCCAGAAACTATTCAAGGAAATCACCATGCAAGCTAATGATGGTGATGTTAAGAAGATCTGCAAGGAACTAGCCCAAAAAGAAAAGCTCGACaaggaaaaaataaagaaaaagtgCCGGGAGCTGGCTGCAAGagaaaaatgtgaaaaggATAAGATGAAAAAGAAGTGCAAGAAGTTGCTGAAAAAGGATAAGtgtaagaaaaaaaaaacttgcaAAGAAGAGAAGCCTTGTGAAGAAGAAGATCCCTGCGAGAAAAAAAGCTGTTGCCCCAAAGATCCTTGCGCTAAAAAACCCAAGAAAGTTGACCCTTGCAAGAAGAAAGATCCCTGCAAAAAAGAGGATCCATGCAAAAAGAAGGCTGTAAATTGGAAGAAAAAGTGCAAGGAGGTTGCCGAGAGGGAGCAATGCAAAAAGCTGGCCGAGAAGAAGAAGTTTAAGAAAATGATAAGAATATGCAAAAACCTTGCCGCAAaggcaaaatgcaaaaaaatgGCGGAGAAAGAGATGTGCAGgaaaaaggccaaaaaggGCAAAAAGAAGTAAATGACCGATCAAGCTAGCGCGGACtcataaaaaaatcaaaaatatggAATTCTTTAACATGTTTGATTGAAAATGAAGTACGATTGTGGTTAATAAAAACTTTGCCAATCTGGCTTTTCACTTCGTAGTGTTCGAAAattctatatattttcacGGAAGAATGAAACACTCGCGTATAATCTTAATTTATACCGTATGGTCAGATGTAACCTTTCTTGAGAATGAGTAGCttaacattaaaaaaaacttgatTTTCATTATCTGCAGTCATGACTTGCCTGCCGTCCTAATAGAAAAAATTCAGAATATCGACTCCGCAAATTCCCCACTCATATTTGTCTTTCCataagaatattattattatttttatataccTCCGTTAAGGATCTAAATAagtacaaattaaaaatatttagtcTATTTTACTATTTCACACACTTACTGTGATAATTACGTCAAATACAGGCCCATTTATTTCCCAGTTTTCGGAAAATAATGGCGCAGATCGGGTCAAAATCCTcttaatttttgcattttagcCCGATTTGTTCTTAAAATTATCTGTTAAATTTTGGAACCGAACCATAAAAAAACATGTTGAAAAGAGCCTCGCTGGCGTTGAGCCACTACCCTGATGCCTGTTTCCGTGTCTGCAATTGTAGCAGGTGTCTCCGGATGTATCACGTAGTGAAATGCATGAAGGATCTGAATCTTGTGCAGAAATCAAAACAGGACTATGGGAGAACGCCGAAAAAGCTGCAGAGCGTGTTGATTTGCCAGGAAGGTGGGATTTCTAATATTACTCACGCTTctgcaaataaaatgtatgaATCTCGTCTTTTGTCTTCAGGTGCTTGTGATACACTTAGCCATCGACTCGATCAGCCGTTGAGTAGTGCGTTCCTGGAAGACCTGGAGAAGCGCCTGAACCAGAGGATCTTTAAAAAGGATTTGATGGATGGTGAGACTTCCTTGAAGCGAAAAATTTTCTGTGAAACCGCCAGTTCTGCCGCGGGGTGTGGGAAAGAAAAGTGCGGAAAAGGGTCAAGTGGAGGTAAGAAGAAGCAGAAATGTGGCAAGGGTGGTGGAAAGAAAGGCGATGATGGAGATGATGACATGaaaaagcttaaaaatagGTGCAAGGAGTTTAAAGCCcagaaaaagttaaataagTGCAGGGAAAAAGTCGCAATGAAAAAGTGTAAGAAAATGGCCAAGgtgaaaaaatgtcagaaaaaCAAGGAAATAGAGCAATGCATGAAGTGTGTCAAAAAAGAAAGGGGAGATTGTGAACAGGAAGAAGAATGTAAGAAGAAATGCCCCGACGAGGAGGAAGAATTGGAAAAGCTAAACAAGGCCATCCAGAAAATCGCCGATCAAATGAATTGCGAAAAGCAGGCGAAAATAGAAGCCATCAAGCGAGCATGTCGAGAAGAAAAAGAAAGGCAAGAGTGCGCCCGATTGGCTGAAGAAGCCCGGAAGAGAGCCGAAGAAGAAAGGAAACGCGAAGAAGAGGAGGCCAGGAGAAGGGCCGAAGAGGAAGCCAAAAAAGGGCCTGAAGAAGATCTGTGCGAACTAAAGAGACAGTGTGCCAAAATGGCCAAGGAAGCGAGGACGAAGGCGAGGGCCAAGCAGATGAAACTCAAGGGCCTAGCCGCAAAAGCCAGGGCCAAGAAAATGAAAGAACAGTGTAAGAAAATGGCCGCGATTCAAAAGTGCCGCAAGCAGGCGGAAAAGGATAAGGCCAACAAGGAGAAGGCGGAATGCGAAAAGGCCGCCAAGCTGGAGGCGGACCGACTCAAAGCCTTGCGAGAAGCTGAGCAGGCCAGACAAAAGGCTGCAAGCGCAGAGAAAGCGAAAAAAGCGATGTGCAAGAAAATCAGCAAAcagcaaaaaccaaaagaagTTGATGTATGCGCTAAATACAAGTTCAAGGAAGCAGCTCCAGTAGCTAAAACAAATGTAAAAGAGAATATCAAACAGGAGGTAAAGAAGGAGGTGAAGAAGGAGATCGCTAAAACGCCATCTTCGCCTCCTGCCCAACCACCAAAAGCTGCTAGTCCATCCCCTCCACCATCTAAAGCCCCACCACCGAAACCGAAAGCCAATCCCGAAGGACTTTTCCAGATATGCAAAAAAATAGCCGAAAAGAAGCTTAGACAAAGGAAAAAGAAGATGAAGATCCTCAAGgccaaatgcaaaaaaatAGCTCTGAAGGAACAGTGCAAGTGTGAGAAGAAAGCAAGAAAGGCCAGGGAACTGAATGAATACtgcaagaaaaagaagaagtaAATATGGATAGCGATAGCACCATTCCAAGTTCTTGGATCTCCCAATGCTCTGTATAAAACAAGTTCCTCAAGGCTCAACACATTTGGCTCGCAGGATTTGGCTATGCCCATGTATCAAATCTTCATTATCTTTTGTGTTTTATTACGATTATAGTCGTACATCAGTTTCAGGCACTATTGCTGGCTtataaaaacagaaaaaattaaatttgagcATTTTAAATCGGAATTGACAATTGTGCGTATTTATACgattattaaattaaacacAGATGCAGTCAAAATAATAAAGCCTCAACTCCTTGTATTTACTCTCCGAAAGCTACTTAATTAGTAACAGAAGTTACACATTTCAAAAAACGGtgtcttttttattttgactgCAGCTGTTAATGCTTCCTATTTGGACGGAAAGCTATTATTCCATAAATGCAAAGCCGATAAAAATTGCGAAAGAGAACCCTCCAGAGACAGCCAGAAAAAAATAGTTCGACATCAAAGTTTAAGAATATCATTGTGGGTCTAGCTTAGAGATTCGATCACTGGTTTGCTGGCGGTGCTGTGGCATTATTAAACTGGAAGGTCGGATAACGAGGTGCGAAGGCTCCGTCGCCGATCATCTGCGTATGCTCGGAGTCGTCCCTACCGGCGATCGTTGGTGCCCGGTATTGTGTCTCCACAAACTGCGGTGGCgctgcaaaataaaaatggaataatttaataaatactCATTATATACCTTACTACGAAGCTTTTATAATTTACAAGGAAATCCACAAAACTACATAATTTTTACACTCACGTATATTAGGATAAAGTGAACCACCACCAGTGCTGTCAGCCACGTTCCAGCCTAGAGCACCACCCACGCCATCGCCGCCAGGAGGGCTGGCCGGACTCACTGGCTGTGTGGGCGCCAGCGATGGATCCTCGGACTGAACCGCGGACGGAGCATCCGTAAATTGAGTAGGTGGCCGTACGCCAGCCAATGGAATAGTGCCCAAGGTGATTGGCACCTTGCCGGTGAGATTGCGGTGTGGACCGCTCACCTCGCACTCCACATGCAAGTCGTAGTCCAAAGCTATAATGCCGCAGTTGAGGAGGTTGGTCGGTGGCAACGCCGGAATTTCCATTTGCTGCGTAAACGTGCGAGACTCGCCGCCATTGACCGGGCCAACACTTAAGTTGGCTATGATCACCTTGCTCTCACGCTTCTCGCTCCGTGGCTGGTTCGTGTGGAAGGTGACCAGCTTTCGCAGTTCAAACTTCACTGCCGTGAGATTTACGTTGCTGGTGTTGTCCACCTCGCAGGTGATGGGCAGCACCTGCCCCGAAACGAATCCTGTTTGCGGGATGTTCGTGATGACAGCCAGCGGTCCTGACCGACAGCAAAAACAGCAGAAGGACTTTTCTAGCTCGAGCCTGAATGGCTCCTTGACTCGAGGATTGAGATTCAGATCAACGGGCGCTATTACTGTGAACGCCATCTTCATGTCCTGATCGAATTTCCACGGACGATCAAGCGTCACCTTGATGGTATAGCGCACGTGGCCAAATTCGCCCTCAAAGGATGAGGGCAGATTCGGCGGCAGGGCACAGGTGAATGGATAAGTGTGAGTGCCAGGCGGCAGTTCCGTCTCAGAGCCTGCAAAATTATACATTTAACTTTTAGCATTTTAAAAAGGTCACGGTAGCACGGTAAGGTCAAGGTATAGCTTATTATGTATTAAATTCTTACACGCAGAGGAAGGGTCTGTcaatgtatattatttaatatacttatatactaaataaaaacattaattgAGTTTCAAAAGGAGAAGTTATTAATTCTATAAGGTGGGTAGtaattacaaaattaaatttaaattttataaaaagcAAGGAAGTGTAGAgttgaaataattttaatcagtttaatttaattagaatttttgaattttatatttttgagATCTTTGTGTCTTAATAAACACTTTCAATGAATAAATCCTCGAAATCATTTGAGATCAACTAAGGCGTGGCATCCGTGGACTGAATTCCCGGTCCGTTCTTTGTACTTACTGTTTTTGCCGCCCAGCAGATAGTACTGGATCTTGAAGTACTCCTCATGCCCTTTCAGTTGGGTCACCTCGTTCTCGGTCTTGCCCTCGCTGGTGGTTACGCTCTTCTCCTCTGACCACTCGGTGTTAGCTTCTCCCAGGAACCGAATGATAATACCTACGAGAAACAAGTGGCTGTATTTACGGAATGACAATCGACGACGTCACTGTGGCGCTTTAATTTTAGCTATAAATAATATGAAAAGCTCTCTACGGCATACTCAACGGATGACATCATCGCTTCCAGGCAGCATCTGTCTCCCGTGTTTGGTGACCTCAAAATTTGATTATGGCGGAATGTTTGCCACATAGGTTACATGCCCCCCGTCAAATCTActacatatttatttagtttctTTTGTATTCACACTTGGAGCTATTTATAGTTGTTATCACCCAACTGACAAGAGGAGAAAGTGCATTTCTTTGGAGGGTTTAACAACCGCCAGCTTTCTGAAAACAAGGTCGTTTAGAAACCGAAGGAGCAACCCACATTTGTGGGTGGTGCGCCGGTTTTTTGGGACAGGATTTAGGAAGTTAGCAAGGAAACTACCAGCGAAAGGAAGTGTTCATCCTGCACATTGAAGACGAAGGtgctatatttatatatatactctaTTTCCAATTAATCATTGACTCTTACGCAGGTGTCGTCACTTCTATGAGTAATAGTGTGCAGCTGgggttttaattagcattctCCAGCGCGGCCCACAATTGTGACTGGGATTGTCCCACTTACCTCGGACTTTCTTGGGCGAGTCGAACGTGAACTTCACCTGGCCGTTGACCGTCTGACCGGCGTAGTAGGTGTTCCACGGGTTGTCCAATTGCACTTCACAACCTTTAAGGCCCATGTTAGAGATTCTGTGGCTCAAGGCACCAATAAGTTAACGACTTTTCGGTCTGTTTTGAAACGCCCTGCGTTCGCCGAATTCCGAGATTAGAGATGGGCGTTGTCGGTATCTAGGGATGAAAAGTAATCTAAGCTCTTGCCGATATTTTAATAAGACCAGTTTTATGTGTTGCTGCCCTCGGCATAgaatttaatgtatttatcaCAGTTGTTTTATAATTACTACTAGCTTGAAtgtaaattataaattgcaAAATTTATCAAGttattcataattttattacaGAAAAGTTTTGTGAGTGCTAGACCGAGACTTAACGTTCCAGCCCTGCTCGTGACTCACGTGAGCACGAGAACGACATCGAACGATTTTCATCTCTAATACAATACGACAGCAAGAAGAAGAGATCTTGCGAAAATTCGCTTTTCTTCCGAGTTTTCATTGATTAAACAAATCGCAGAGTAACAACAGCATCGTGGAAAATGTCGCTTTTCCGCAAACCGAAGAAAATCCAGCGACGCGTGTTCTCCAGCAACGCTGACGAAGAGGAGGACGGCGCATCCTTGGATCCGGACGCCGAAATGGAGGCGCCTCCGCCTCCCATAATTTCCGGCAAGAGGGAGAAAGAGAAGAGCCGGAAGGCCATAAAGCCGCAGGAGGACAACAGCAAGCCAAAGGCGTTGCTCAGCTTCGCAGATGATGGTGAGTGATGCCGGAATATAAGAAGAAGATAGAGTCAAAATCCCCAATTCTTTTGCAGAGGACGACGGCGAGGTCTTCCAGGTGCGAAAGTCGTCGCATAGCAAGAAAGTGATGCGCATGCTGGACAAGGAACGCCGCAAGAAGAAGCGCGAGGAACGGGCGGAAAACAGCGGACTTCCCGGGGGCGAAAATGGTAGTACACAGCATTTAGAGTCGTCCGGTGGCCCATCATCGGGTCCCCCGAATTCCAACTCAAATCCTGCCAATGCTGGCAGATATAAAAGTGCCAGCGATCAgagtaaaagtaaaaaaagtGATAATCATATGATCCAAACCGAAATACGCACAGACGACTTTGTGGTAaggttattattattcaatttCTTCTACAATAATACCGTTTAACGAAATTTCAACATCAGAAATTACATTGAATTATCGTAGAACAATTAGCAGCAAAAATTAGGCTGAATGAGTTTAAATGTGTTATTAAATTAGTTGGTTTTTCTGGTCTCAAGTGCCATTTTTAAATACTAGTAGTTTAGACGTTGATTTGCTTGGCGTTTTAACTGGTCAGTGCTGGGAAGTGTCTAGGATCTACGATCCAACTATCACTCAACTTAGAATTTCGAATTATAATGCGATCTTTAAGTACCATTACTACTGTAACTTTGACCACGAATTAGAAAATGTATAACAGAACATTCTAACTCATTCTTtctttaataataaattgacGCATACAACTTGACCGTTACCAGgataaaactttttaaatattgtgtAACACTCATAGATATATTTTTGGAATTACCAAAAATCAAAGCTATTGCTTACGTAGTCACATAACTAGTACTTTTCCCACCATTGCTAGTCGCATGTCTTCCCTTCCACAAAAGCAGCATGAATACCAATGCTTCACTCTAAACGAAGTCCTTGAGGAATCCACAATAACATAAAACTTACTTATCTTGTCCCCAGCTAGTGGTAAAGAAATCTGAGACTCCCGAGGCAATTCTGAACGGTAGAGCTGCCCTTTGCGCTGGACGGGAGGATATGAGCGACGAAGAAGACCAGCAATCCGAGGATGGTGGCCATGACAAAACGCGTCACCGTTTCTCCAAGCCAGAACATCTGAAGCAGATGCTCGAAAGTGGTTCCATTCCGGATGCAGCAATGATACATGCTGCCCGAAAACGTCGGCAAAGGGCTAGAGAACAGGGTAAGATTACAGACGTTGCCACACTAGCAATGACTTACTCCTTGTGTTATTTTCCAGGTGCAGGCGACTACATACCTATTGAGGAGCCCAAGGAGCCGGCCAAGCTAAGCAACCGTCTGCCCTGCGAAGATGTTGAGGGTGATCAGTCGGATGACGAAGAACGCATGGACATGAACGATATTACGGGACGCAAAGAGCGTGAAGAGCGGCGCGAGCAGTTTTATGCTGTCGAAAATGATTGTATGTAGAGGGACCAAGTCCGATTTGTGGCCAGAGCCAGGCTAATTACAGGTGAAGTTTGTAGACTATTGTTAACCTTTGCTCACTCCTCTGCAGCCACCGACGGAGATTCAGATCGCGAGATGAACGAGTGGGAAAACCAGCAGATCCGCAAGGGTGTTACGGCAGCCCAGTTGGTCCATTCTCAGCATGAAACCGTGCTATCCCGTTTTATGATCAAGCCTGCCACGCCGGGCATCGGAACCGGCATGGACGACGGAGATTCAACAGCGGCACAGTCCACGTCCACTCTGCTGGAGCAGGCGTATGCTAAGAATGCCCTTGAGCGCACCAACTTAGCCGCAGCAGTTCGATCATCCGTCAAAACCAAGAAGGAAAAGGCCAAGGCTGCTGCATTGCGAACTCCTCAGGAAATCCTGGCTGCCATCCAATCGCGTCTTAGCGAGCTTAAAGAGCGGTCGGCTGATCACAGTGCTACTATGGCCAGGATTAGTACGGAACTAAAGGCATTAAAGCTCCAGCAGTTGGAGTGCCAGCAGAATGCACCGACAGCGGCAGCAAAGTACAAGTTTTACCAAGAAATAAAGTGCTATGTGAATGACCTTGTCGACTGCCTCTCGGAAAAAGCGCCAGTGATATACGATCTTGAGAAGCGTGCACTGCAACAGTATGGCAAAAATCAACGTTATTTGGTGAACAGACGGAGGCAGGATGTCCGTGACCAGGCCAAAGAAATCGCCGAATCAGCAAGTATGAGAATTTTGTTTAGTTTGGTCTTAGCGGAAATAATTCGATTATTAAACTATATTAACATGTTCAATCTTCTGCTTTCAGAACCTGTAACAGCTGCCTCCCGCCGAGCACCTGAATATGAAGAACAAGTTCGCCGCGCAGCGGAACGGGAGGGTCGAAGGACACGTCGCCGGTGCGAGCGCGAGCGCAATGATCTGCTCTCGTCCCACCTGGATGGCATGTCCAGCGACGATGAGATTGCCGATCAACAGCAGGAACTGAGTGTGACTACAATGACGCAGATAGAATCACAGTCGGTGGAGGCCTTTGAGGACGTAACCGACGACTTCAGCAAGATCGAGCTAATACTAATGAAGTTTTTTGCCTGGCGTAAGACTGACATGTCGTCATACCAGGACGCATTTGTTAGCCTGTGCCTTCCGAAACTCTTGGCTCCGCTGGTGCGACACGAACTTGTTCTTTGGTCGCCACTGCTGGACGAGTACGAGGATATAGAAAATATGCGATGGTATCAGGCCTGCATGCTTTATGCCTCCCAGGCAGATGAAACCGTGGAGCAGCTGAAGATCGATCCGGATATCAATCTGGTGCCGGCGCTCATCGAAAAGATTGTGCTGCCCAAGGTGACTGGTGAGTATTACacattacaaaaaaaaaacgcgaAGTGGGGtaataaatcaatattttttaGCTCTGGTCACAGAATGCTGGGATCCATTATCTACCACACAGACCCTGAGATTGGTTGGGTTCATCAATCGATTAGGTCGCGAGTTTCCCTTGAGCGGCACAAATAAGCAGCTTAACAAACTGTTTGAATCCATCATGGATCGCATGCGGTTGGCCCTAGAAAACGATGTATTTATACCCATTTTTCCAAAGCAGTAAGTATATTATTCTTGCAAAAGATTGGCCACGGTCTTACTCTCTCCTTTTTTGTTTGAACTCTAGAGTGCAAGAGGCGAAGACCTCGTTCTTTCAGAGACAGTTTTGCAGTGGTCTAAAGCTGTTTCGCAATTTCCTAAGCTGGCAGGGCATCCTGGCTGATAAGCTACTGCGCGAGCTGGCGATTGGAGCGCTTCTAAATCGTTACCTGTTGCTAGCTATGCGAGTCTGCACGCCAAACGATGCCATAAACAAAGCTTACATCATTGTGAATACCCTGCCTACAGTCTGGTTGTTACCCAACAGCGAGACCCTCAAGAACATGGAACTTTTTATAGGATatattaaacaaacattagAGAACTGTGATGCAAGCAATCCAATCTTTATGTAAGTAAGGAAACCTAGTTTTGAGAACTAACAGCTatcattttctttttctgcaGGCAATCCAGCGATAAAGCCAAGCAAATACTACAAAGACTACATAGTTTATAAAGTGCAGGGACAAACATCGCTCACATCAATCCTAACAATCAAATTCTCGTTGTAAAGAAATGCACAACTTATATCGGTCTTGTTAGAAAATCTTGTATATAAGTAGCTCCGTAagagatttatttaattcatGCTTGAGCTTACCAAACTAAATGGAGAACAGCCCTTCCAAACTAATCAATTTTAAATCGTTTTTCCAACAACCCAAACCCTCGACAGTGATAAAGCTAGGAACGCTGTTTAAAGCTCATCGTTTTGTAACTTCATGCATAgcagtaataaaaacaatttataaactATGAAAATTTAACAAATGCAAAATCTATTGCAGACCAGAACCAATTTACATAGACGCAATTTAATGACATGGGAAGAAAGATTGGAGTATAGGAGCATCATCAATCAGCCTTAGAAACCGATGCGCGTGAAAAGTTTTGAGCTAGCTCCACCACTTGTGTCTGCATTGCCTGCAAGTGTTCGTTGGCCAGTTTCGACTCATTGCTATCGGGAGTGGCCTGCAGAACTTGCAGGACCAAATCTGAAATGTATATAAGAATTAGGTAAAACGCCAATTATGATTGCAAAAACTCACCGTGATATCGAAGCAACAGAGCGTTCTGTTCCTCGTTTAGTGAGCCGCGAATATGCTGCAGAATGGCAGAAACGAATTTTCCAGACGCGTGCAAAATGCTACCAGTGATCGTGGTGAACAAGATCAGTGCAGccagatgcagcagcagtgCCGGCTCGTGGCACTCTAGTAGCTGCTTCTGCAGCTTCCTTTTGTGGTCCGCGATTAACAGGCGATCTTTTTTCTTGTCCACCTTCTTGATGATCATGCTGCAGCTCTTCAGCACCGTTTCCGTGGCCAGTTCGAATTCGTCAATGCTCTTATTCAGGGCTTTGTTTTGCTCAAGCAATGCAGCACGGTATTGGGCCTCGCACTCCTGAGCCAACTTATTGCGCTGGTCCACATTCAGGTTGGTGTTTTTCACAGTCAGATTGCACTCGCTGGCCACGTATAGGGAAAGTTCGTTGCAAATCTCATTACCCAATGACTTCAGCAAGTATTTAACCAACTGGGTTTGCGTGTCCTGCGGAAAAAGCTTCAAGCCCTTCTCGTAGAGCCTTATGTCTATCAAAAGCGTATTGATGCGATCCTGGATAGCAGCGTGTGTCTGGCGGCGATTCGTCTGCGGTGTAGCCTCGAACAACTCCTGAGCACGTGCCAAGGCCGTCTGATTAAATTGGCTATTATAAAAAGGTTaggcaaaatgaaaattagcACCACGCTTCTTGTTTCGATTCATTTTGTTCGTAATACGTACTTCGTATATAGAGCAGCAATGGGTTTCGACAAGTGCTCCAGTCCCTCCTCTTCTAGACTCGCAGTAATCAGTTTGACGATGTCCGCTGTCTTGACCAGCTCCAATGGCTTAACTGCCTTTTTGCTTGCGCCACCGCCACCTCGAGTGCCTTGCTGCACATCGTCCTCATCATCACTGTCGAACTGAGCGGCCGCCTTTCCGCGTTGATGCTTCTTTGTGGACTTGGTCTTAGTCTCACGCCCTTgggctcctcctcctgctttGCCAGAGGACGCCTTCTTTCTCCGCTCGTCGCGCTTGTCTACCTTGCCATCGTCCTCTAGCTCTTGGGTCGACACGTTTCCCTTCTGCGCTAGCGTCTTCTCCACAATGTACTGCTGGTATACGCCGCCATCGATGGCCGCCTTTGCCTGAGACTCTGCCAAAGCTTGACACGGCTGAACCAATTGCGCGAGGTATGGTTGCGAGAATACTACAAGTAACACATTCATtgttatgaaattaaaaaggaGTAACTCAAGTACGTACCAATGCCATCCAGATACACAAAGTTGCTGGGATTGCTGTGCTTTTGGGCCATAATGGTGCTGAAAACCTCCTCGACATCCTCCTCGGACAGATTGGATGGAAGTATGGTGGTCAGATCCAGGTACTGCTTGGTGGCACTGCACTCATTTAGCGCCGTGACCACCGTGAGCTCCACCAGTCGAGCGCCGAGGGCCACACGCTTGAGGAAGAGAAATTCTTCGTTGGGGAACTGCTTGCGAATGTAGGACTTGGCATCCGAAATTCCCAGCTTTTGGATGGCGTCGTACTCAAGGAAGCTGTTCTGCTTGTAGAACGAGTTCACCCAGTCGGCCTGCGTCTTGGCATAGATGTGCGGCACG of Drosophila mauritiana strain mau12 chromosome 3R, ASM438214v1, whole genome shotgun sequence contains these proteins:
- the LOC117143851 gene encoding sperm-specific protein Don juan; protein product: MLKRPALVYRCLQTSVKRPYHLNALEHLRKIEILKPESQPSQKPKKIGDGSIGVIHVIKNEYYGRPNPLHRKFLEDLEQQQDRRKKSNLSLKEEKREDLEKMMKECQKLFKEITMQANDGDVKKICKELAQKEKLDKEKIKKKCRELAAREKCEKDKMKKKCKKLLKKDKCKKKKTCKEEKPCEEEDPCEKKSCCPKDPCAKKPKKVDPCKKKDPCKKEDPCKKKAVNWKKKCKEVAEREQCKKLAEKKKFKKMIRICKNLAAKAKCKKMAEKEMCRKKAKKGKKK
- the LOC117144572 gene encoding arrestin domain-containing protein 17 — translated: MGLKGCEVQLDNPWNTYYAGQTVNGQVKFTFDSPKKVRGIIIRFLGEANTEWSEEKSVTTSEGKTENEVTQLKGHEEYFKIQYYLLGGKNSSETELPPGTHTYPFTCALPPNLPSSFEGEFGHVRYTIKVTLDRPWKFDQDMKMAFTVIAPVDLNLNPRVKEPFRLELEKSFCCFCCRSGPLAVITNIPQTGFVSGQVLPITCEVDNTSNVNLTAVKFELRKLVTFHTNQPRSEKRESKVIIANLSVGPVNGGESRTFTQQMEIPALPPTNLLNCGIIALDYDLHVECEVSGPHRNLTGKVPITLGTIPLAGVRPPTQFTDAPSAVQSEDPSLAPTQPVSPASPPGGDGVGGALGWNVADSTGGGSLYPNIPPPQFVETQYRAPTIAGRDDSEHTQMIGDGAFAPRYPTFQFNNATAPPANQ
- the LOC117144570 gene encoding axoneme-associated protein mst101(2), with protein sequence MLKRASLALSHYPDACFRVCNCSRCLRMYHVVKCMKDLNLVQKSKQDYGRTPKKLQSVLICQEGACDTLSHRLDQPLSSAFLEDLEKRLNQRIFKKDLMDGETSLKRKIFCETASSAAGCGKEKCGKGSSGGKKKQKCGKGGGKKGDDGDDDMKKLKNRCKEFKAQKKLNKCREKVAMKKCKKMAKVKKCQKNKEIEQCMKCVKKERGDCEQEEECKKKCPDEEEELEKLNKAIQKIADQMNCEKQAKIEAIKRACREEKERQECARLAEEARKRAEEERKREEEEARRRAEEEAKKGPEEDLCELKRQCAKMAKEARTKARAKQMKLKGLAAKARAKKMKEQCKKMAAIQKCRKQAEKDKANKEKAECEKAAKLEADRLKALREAEQARQKAASAEKAKKAMCKKISKQQKPKEVDVCAKYKFKEAAPVAKTNVKENIKQEVKKEVKKEIAKTPSSPPAQPPKAASPSPPPSKAPPPKPKANPEGLFQICKKIAEKKLRQRKKKMKILKAKCKKIALKEQCKCEKKARKARELNEYCKKKKK